A single region of the Salvia splendens isolate huo1 chromosome 18, SspV2, whole genome shotgun sequence genome encodes:
- the LOC121776360 gene encoding 30S ribosomal protein S31, chloroplastic-like, translating into MASLLLGIGAPPMAARTLTIPPSLSLSKSQALFNPSSSLSISPPAPTLPLIFCGRGDKKTARGKRFNHSFGNARPKDKKKGRGPPRVPAPPLPPRKDKYDDGEVVKIEIDESLFGN; encoded by the exons ATGGCGTCTCTATTGCTCGGAATCGGAGCTCCTCCAATGGCGGCCAGAACCCTCACAATccccccttctctctctctctccaaatccCAAGCCCTATTCAACccctcctcctccctctccatcTCCCCTCCCGCCCCCACTCTTCCCCTCA TTTTCTGCGGCAGAGGGGACAAGAAAACAGCAAGGGGGAAGCGGTTCAATCACTCGTTCGGAAAT GCAAGGCCGAAGGATAAGAAGAAGGGGAGAGGGCCGCCGAGGGTGCCAGCGCCGCCGCTTCCGCCGAGGAAAGACAAGTATGATGACGGCGAGGTGGTTAAGATTGAGATTGATGAGTCTCTGTTTGGCAACTGA
- the LOC121775794 gene encoding pleckstrin homology domain-containing protein 1-like, giving the protein MASLWRAVVGSAEAGADDYDGVEFWGAPERAGWLTKQGEYIKTWRRRWFVLKQGKLFWFKESTVTRASRPRGVIPVADCLTVKGAEDVLNRQFAFELSTRSETMYFIADSEKEKEDWINSIGRSIVQQSRSVTDNEVLDYDSRKG; this is encoded by the coding sequence ATGGCAAGCCTATGGCGAGCTGTGGTTGGCTCAGCCGAAGCCGGCGCAGACGACTACGACGGCGTCGAGTTCTGGGGCGCGCCGGAGCGCGCCGGCTGGCTGACGAAGCAGGGCGAGTACATCAAGACCTGGCGGCGCCGCTGGTTCGTGCTGAAGCAGGGGAAGCTCTTCTGGTTCAAGGAATCCACCGTCACCCGCGCCTCCCGCCCCCGCGGCGTCATCCCCGTCGCCGATTGCCTCACCGTGAAGGGCGCCGAGGACGTGCTGAATCGCCAATTCGCGTTCGAGCTGTCCACCCGGAGCGAGACGATGTACTTCATCGCCGATtcggagaaggagaaggaggacTGGATCAACTCGATTGGCCGATCCATCGTTCAGCAGTCGAGGTCGGTTACCGATAACGAAGTTCTCGATTACGATAGCCGCAAGGGTTAG